One window of the Saccopteryx bilineata isolate mSacBil1 chromosome 2, mSacBil1_pri_phased_curated, whole genome shotgun sequence genome contains the following:
- the SPATA32 gene encoding spermatogenesis-associated protein 32 isoform X2, with amino-acid sequence MGVTGAYGFPCCSKNSVDILDTQVDINQHLQQEQQEDKIKENKLQELEPPEKLNLDLDTELGLEMEADAKDVPPLECPEPMLKPEDLYTDLELEMEADAKDVPPLECPEPMLKPEDLDTELGLELEADAKDVPPWECPEPMLKPEAKLEANVKACNEDLEEQRCKIESIYPSTEELMKQDICQRSVRSNSSSSIFMKEEQASTFQQSIHVQTSKHLFWADKDTQASEHSLQWTSSTQPGEKTTDKTTNDLNRESASMDTLCSEKQHQNPSPQPEFSDSGPEQPPSTHSSSSSLPAVLGLEDLVKFASSLALASSSNMDLPKLEHIMKAPPSKTVEPSTMPVVGSVLPPAKEDSEQENLSELLEKPPKKLPEAREPQKACKQEDKNLLDPYLDLNKPEFQRATIEGTVKFLQPLGMSSAPKGDGKESVPGKEKGSPILMKIHLKLLPPLPQRSD; translated from the exons GTGCCTATGGATTTCCCTGCTGTAGCAAGAACTCAGTGGACATTTTGGACACACA GGTTGACATAAACCAACATCTccagcaggagcagcaggaggataAGATAAAG GAGAATAAATTGCAAGAGCTGGAGCCCCCAGAAAAATTGAACCTGGACCTCGACACAGAACTGGGGCTGGAGATGGAAGCGGACGCCAAGGATGTGCCACCGTTGGAGTGCCCAgaacctatgctcaagcctgAGGACCTCTATACAGACCTGGAGCTGGAGATGGAAGCGGACGCCAAGGATGTGCCACCATTGGAGTGCCCAgaacctatgctcaagcctgAGGACCTCGACACAGAACTGGGGCTGGAGTTGGAAGCGGACGCCAAGGATGTGCCACCATGGGAGTGCCCAgaacctatgctcaagcctgAGGCCAAGCTGGAGGCCAACGTGAAGGCCTGCAATGAAGACCTGGAGGAACAGAGGTGCAAGATAGAATCCATCTACCCTTCCACGGAGGAGCTAATGAAGCAGGACATCTGCCAGCGGAGTGTGAGGTCGAATTCCTCCTCCTCAATCTTCATGAAGGAGGAACAAGCGTCCACCTTCCAGCAATCCATCCATGTGCAGACCTCCAAGCACCTCTTCTGGGCAGACAAGGACACCCAGGCCTCAGAACACAGCCTGCAGTGGACGAGCAGCACGCAGCCTGGTGAGAAGACCACAGATAAGACCACCAACGACCTAAACCGGGAGTCAGCCTCCATGGACACCCTGTGCTCCGAGAAGCAGCACCAGaaccccagcccccagccagAGTTTTCAGACTCCGGCCCCGAACAGCCACCAAGCACCCACTCGTCCTCTTCCAGTCTCCCAGCAGTTCTCGGCCTGGAAGATTTGGTCAAGTTCGCATCTTCCCTGGCCTTAGCCTCCTCCAGCAATATGGACTTGCCCAAACTGGAGCACATAATGAAAGCGCCACCCTCAAAGACCGTGGAGCCTTCGACAATGCCCGTGGTGGGGAGTGTCCTCCCACCTGCCAAGGAGGACTCAGAGCAGGAAAACCTCTCTGAGTTGCTAGAGAAGCCACCAAAGAAACTGCCAGAAGCCAGAGAGCCGCAGAAAGCTTGCAAGCAGGAAGACAAGAACTTACTTGACCCTTACCTTGACTTGAACAAGCCGGAGTTCCAGAGGGCCACCATTGAAGGGACAGTGAAGTTTCTCCAGCCCCTGGGCATGTCTTCTGCACCGAAGGGAGATGGGAAAGA GTCAGtgccaggaaaggagaaagggagtccAATATTGATGAAAATCCATTTAAAGCTGTTGCCCCCTCTTCCCCAGAGAAGTGACTAG
- the SPATA32 gene encoding spermatogenesis-associated protein 32 isoform X1, whose translation MGVTGAYGFPCCSKNSVDILDTQVDINQHLQQEQQEDKIKQENKLQELEPPEKLNLDLDTELGLEMEADAKDVPPLECPEPMLKPEDLYTDLELEMEADAKDVPPLECPEPMLKPEDLDTELGLELEADAKDVPPWECPEPMLKPEAKLEANVKACNEDLEEQRCKIESIYPSTEELMKQDICQRSVRSNSSSSIFMKEEQASTFQQSIHVQTSKHLFWADKDTQASEHSLQWTSSTQPGEKTTDKTTNDLNRESASMDTLCSEKQHQNPSPQPEFSDSGPEQPPSTHSSSSSLPAVLGLEDLVKFASSLALASSSNMDLPKLEHIMKAPPSKTVEPSTMPVVGSVLPPAKEDSEQENLSELLEKPPKKLPEAREPQKACKQEDKNLLDPYLDLNKPEFQRATIEGTVKFLQPLGMSSAPKGDGKESVPGKEKGSPILMKIHLKLLPPLPQRSD comes from the exons GTGCCTATGGATTTCCCTGCTGTAGCAAGAACTCAGTGGACATTTTGGACACACA GGTTGACATAAACCAACATCTccagcaggagcagcaggaggataAGATAAAG CAGGAGAATAAATTGCAAGAGCTGGAGCCCCCAGAAAAATTGAACCTGGACCTCGACACAGAACTGGGGCTGGAGATGGAAGCGGACGCCAAGGATGTGCCACCGTTGGAGTGCCCAgaacctatgctcaagcctgAGGACCTCTATACAGACCTGGAGCTGGAGATGGAAGCGGACGCCAAGGATGTGCCACCATTGGAGTGCCCAgaacctatgctcaagcctgAGGACCTCGACACAGAACTGGGGCTGGAGTTGGAAGCGGACGCCAAGGATGTGCCACCATGGGAGTGCCCAgaacctatgctcaagcctgAGGCCAAGCTGGAGGCCAACGTGAAGGCCTGCAATGAAGACCTGGAGGAACAGAGGTGCAAGATAGAATCCATCTACCCTTCCACGGAGGAGCTAATGAAGCAGGACATCTGCCAGCGGAGTGTGAGGTCGAATTCCTCCTCCTCAATCTTCATGAAGGAGGAACAAGCGTCCACCTTCCAGCAATCCATCCATGTGCAGACCTCCAAGCACCTCTTCTGGGCAGACAAGGACACCCAGGCCTCAGAACACAGCCTGCAGTGGACGAGCAGCACGCAGCCTGGTGAGAAGACCACAGATAAGACCACCAACGACCTAAACCGGGAGTCAGCCTCCATGGACACCCTGTGCTCCGAGAAGCAGCACCAGaaccccagcccccagccagAGTTTTCAGACTCCGGCCCCGAACAGCCACCAAGCACCCACTCGTCCTCTTCCAGTCTCCCAGCAGTTCTCGGCCTGGAAGATTTGGTCAAGTTCGCATCTTCCCTGGCCTTAGCCTCCTCCAGCAATATGGACTTGCCCAAACTGGAGCACATAATGAAAGCGCCACCCTCAAAGACCGTGGAGCCTTCGACAATGCCCGTGGTGGGGAGTGTCCTCCCACCTGCCAAGGAGGACTCAGAGCAGGAAAACCTCTCTGAGTTGCTAGAGAAGCCACCAAAGAAACTGCCAGAAGCCAGAGAGCCGCAGAAAGCTTGCAAGCAGGAAGACAAGAACTTACTTGACCCTTACCTTGACTTGAACAAGCCGGAGTTCCAGAGGGCCACCATTGAAGGGACAGTGAAGTTTCTCCAGCCCCTGGGCATGTCTTCTGCACCGAAGGGAGATGGGAAAGA GTCAGtgccaggaaaggagaaagggagtccAATATTGATGAAAATCCATTTAAAGCTGTTGCCCCCTCTTCCCCAGAGAAGTGACTAG